Proteins from a single region of Desulfobacter postgatei 2ac9:
- a CDS encoding type II toxin-antitoxin system HipA family toxin: MLKLNAVLSLPGGGHLLCGEIFTTTPDARGRIQGSFRYTKEYLSTPDAFPLDPVHLPLGTAEIEADRPQGVHGVFEDALPDDWGRALLSAKYHIPRAEQTVPNLLKFLGTSGLGALSFYSGKENAYVDPSAAIHNLSGIVEAALNFDAGLPVDGNDLKALFICGSSPGGARPKALIKTNDGRQWIAKFPKLNDRYHVEAIEAGTLCLADNAGLNVPNFFIQKAGKRSVLLVERFDMTASLGRNHMISMQTLLDADGYYNLSYSDMFLIINKFSSKPRKDTDALFRQMVFNAAISNTDDHLKNFAMLHTEFGFCLSPAYDLLPDIYHNREHRLSFPQGAGTLPPDRKILERIGHVYKVSNPVRIIGDIYQSVSCWQDVFEEYDVPQKDIQRLEPAISRGLSRIQP, translated from the coding sequence ATGCTAAAGCTCAATGCTGTGTTAAGCCTTCCAGGCGGTGGGCATTTGCTCTGCGGTGAAATTTTTACCACCACGCCTGATGCCCGGGGCCGGATTCAGGGATCTTTCCGGTATACGAAAGAGTACCTGTCAACTCCTGATGCTTTTCCCCTTGATCCGGTACACTTGCCTTTAGGCACCGCTGAAATTGAGGCAGATCGTCCCCAGGGAGTACATGGCGTGTTTGAAGATGCTTTGCCGGATGACTGGGGCAGGGCGCTTTTATCCGCAAAGTACCATATCCCCAGGGCAGAACAAACGGTGCCCAATTTATTAAAATTTCTGGGAACAAGCGGTCTGGGAGCATTATCTTTTTATTCCGGAAAGGAAAACGCGTATGTGGACCCTTCAGCAGCCATTCATAATTTATCCGGGATAGTAGAAGCGGCGTTAAATTTTGATGCCGGCCTTCCTGTTGATGGAAACGACCTGAAAGCGCTTTTTATTTGCGGCAGTTCTCCCGGCGGCGCCCGTCCCAAGGCCCTGATTAAAACCAATGACGGCAGGCAGTGGATAGCAAAATTTCCCAAACTCAATGACCGTTATCATGTTGAAGCAATTGAAGCAGGAACCCTGTGCTTGGCAGATAATGCCGGCCTGAATGTTCCCAATTTTTTTATCCAAAAAGCCGGTAAGCGAAGCGTCTTGCTTGTGGAACGGTTTGATATGACAGCGTCCTTGGGCCGCAACCACATGATCAGCATGCAGACCTTGCTGGACGCTGACGGATATTACAACCTGTCCTATTCGGATATGTTTTTGATTATCAATAAATTCAGCAGCAAGCCCCGAAAAGATACAGATGCGCTGTTCCGGCAAATGGTATTTAATGCCGCCATCAGCAACACAGATGACCACCTTAAAAATTTTGCCATGCTTCATACCGAATTCGGATTTTGTCTCTCTCCTGCGTATGACCTGCTACCGGATATTTATCATAACAGGGAGCATCGTTTATCTTTTCCCCAAGGGGCTGGTACATTGCCTCCGGACAGAAAGATTCTGGAAAGAATCGGTCATGTATATAAAGTGTCGAATCCGGTCCGAATCATCGGCGATATTTATCAATCCGTGTCTTGTTGGCAAGATGTATTTGAAGAATATGACGTTCCCCAAAAGGATATCCAGCGGCTTGAACCCGCCATAAGCCGTGGATTAAGCCGGATTCAACCGTAA
- a CDS encoding cobalt-precorrin 5A hydrolase, whose amino-acid sequence MIDWAEKKLAVWVLTPHGMVLAGRVKQALPHTELFASLKLAPGESYTGFSTLAKTLAQVWDRYDAHYFIMATGIVVRTIAPLLQDKTKDPAVVCGDEAGHFVISLVSGHIGGANDLAVKLSQILGAMPVITTATDINQVPAIDVIARDQGLYIENKAAIKHVSMAFIKGEPLPVHDPFQLVSPHLPSELMKDPSLFSSEKSGIWVDYAVRDLPEKVLVLRPKMLVAGMGCRKGVTRRELEDHLQQVFHAQGVSVNSLSKIVSVDLKADEPGLLALARTLNVPIEFYTRDELDQVKRVPNPSSLVNKHIGVKSVCEAAAMLATGTTCLLIPKTASRKVTLALAAMPFTS is encoded by the coding sequence GTGATCGACTGGGCTGAGAAAAAGCTTGCGGTGTGGGTGCTGACACCCCATGGAATGGTCCTGGCAGGCCGGGTGAAACAGGCGTTGCCCCATACTGAGCTGTTTGCATCACTAAAACTTGCGCCGGGTGAGTCCTATACCGGGTTCTCGACTTTGGCCAAGACCCTGGCGCAGGTCTGGGACCGATATGATGCGCATTACTTTATTATGGCAACCGGTATTGTGGTGCGGACCATTGCTCCCCTGCTCCAGGATAAAACAAAAGACCCTGCCGTGGTGTGCGGGGATGAGGCCGGTCATTTTGTGATCAGTCTGGTGTCAGGCCATATTGGCGGTGCCAATGACCTGGCCGTCAAACTTTCGCAGATACTTGGGGCAATGCCTGTGATCACCACGGCCACGGATATCAACCAGGTGCCGGCCATTGATGTGATTGCCCGGGACCAGGGACTTTATATCGAAAATAAAGCGGCCATTAAACATGTGAGCATGGCCTTTATCAAGGGGGAACCCCTGCCGGTTCATGACCCGTTTCAGCTGGTGTCACCGCATCTGCCGTCCGAGCTCATGAAAGATCCCTCCTTATTTTCTTCTGAAAAATCCGGAATATGGGTGGATTACGCAGTCCGGGACCTTCCGGAAAAAGTTCTGGTGCTGCGCCCCAAAATGCTGGTGGCCGGTATGGGATGTCGAAAAGGCGTGACTCGTCGGGAACTTGAAGATCATTTGCAACAGGTCTTTCATGCCCAGGGGGTCAGCGTAAACAGTTTGTCCAAAATCGTCTCCGTGGATCTTAAAGCAGATGAACCCGGGCTTCTGGCGCTTGCCCGAACCTTAAACGTGCCCATTGAATTTTATACAAGAGACGAACTGGACCAGGTGAAGAGAGTGCCCAATCCCTCTTCCCTGGTGAATAAACATATAGGAGTCAAGAGCGTATGCGAAGCAGCAGCCATGCTGGCAACGGGCACAACTTGTCTGTTAATACCGAAAACGGCAAGTCGAAAAGTAACCCTTGCCCTGGCGGCAATGCCCTTTACATCATAG
- a CDS encoding type II toxin-antitoxin system PemK/MazF family toxin, with amino-acid sequence MTTLKRGMVIDVDLNPIKGSETGKIRSCIIVTNEVYNQRVPVIQVVPVTEWSANKARIKTNVELLPSSGNGLSKKSIADCLQTRPIDHRHRLIKIRGQLAAEQIPKINKALQIVFELDS; translated from the coding sequence ATGACAACACTTAAACGGGGAATGGTCATTGACGTGGATCTTAATCCCATTAAGGGGTCGGAAACCGGAAAAATCAGGTCCTGTATCATTGTGACCAATGAGGTGTATAATCAAAGAGTTCCGGTTATCCAGGTGGTGCCGGTAACGGAATGGAGTGCAAACAAGGCCCGGATAAAAACCAATGTTGAACTCCTTCCCTCATCCGGCAACGGCCTGTCTAAAAAATCCATTGCAGACTGTTTGCAGACACGTCCCATAGACCACCGCCACAGATTGATAAAAATTCGGGGGCAATTGGCAGCGGAGCAAATTCCAAAAATCAATAAGGCTTTACAAATCGTTTTTGAATTAGATTCATAG
- the cobJ gene encoding precorrin-3B C(17)-methyltransferase — protein MSGRACQVLEACDIVVGYKTYLELIKDVIKDKQTLATGMTREVDRVQAAIDAALGGHCCALVSGGDAGIYAMAGLVLEMLALKKIACNTGEQGGLWVEVVPGIPALAAGAALLGAPLTHDFAAVSLSDLLTPWEIIEKRLDAAAFADFVITIYNPKSKKRDWQLNRAMEIILKHRAGTTPVGIVTGAMRDNQKIVLCALKDLDKAEVGMQSIVIVGNSSTFIYNELMITPRGYSKKYEI, from the coding sequence ATGTCCGGCCGGGCATGTCAGGTGCTCGAGGCCTGCGATATTGTGGTGGGGTACAAAACCTATCTTGAACTGATCAAAGATGTGATTAAAGACAAGCAGACCCTTGCCACGGGCATGACCAGGGAGGTGGACCGGGTTCAGGCGGCCATTGATGCCGCCCTTGGCGGCCACTGTTGCGCCCTGGTTTCCGGCGGTGATGCAGGTATCTACGCCATGGCAGGCCTGGTTTTGGAGATGCTGGCATTAAAGAAGATTGCCTGCAATACCGGCGAACAAGGCGGCCTGTGGGTTGAGGTGGTGCCGGGCATCCCCGCTCTTGCTGCCGGTGCTGCACTTTTGGGCGCGCCGTTGACCCATGATTTTGCAGCCGTCAGCCTAAGTGATCTGCTCACCCCCTGGGAGATCATTGAAAAACGCCTGGATGCAGCAGCCTTTGCCGATTTTGTTATTACTATTTACAACCCCAAAAGCAAAAAGCGCGACTGGCAGCTTAACCGGGCCATGGAGATCATTTTAAAACACCGGGCCGGCACCACCCCTGTGGGTATTGTCACAGGTGCCATGCGGGACAACCAGAAGATCGTTTTGTGTGCCCTTAAAGATCTGGACAAGGCCGAGGTGGGCATGCAGAGCATCGTGATTGTGGGAAACAGTTCTACATTTATCTATAATGAGTTAATGATCACCCCCCGGGGGTACAGCAAAAAGTACGAAATATGA
- a CDS encoding universal stress protein, with product MFKHILAATDLVGVKDPVVTGAAAIAETHQAKLNILHVAESSHENNRHLVKDFKTNEEINFSSAYQEIVQKELFDFYKPILPAGIDFDVQVVCGFPWEEIVRQSRHLNAGMIVLGPHSERAAQRGTVRMAGKIGSTVEGVVMRENCPVMIINPSVHLSSAAFKNIVVGVDFSVSCECALFFARKTAEKFGSKIFPFHMIPVPPYPKYTKEDSEADLKNTEKRLEAFCRDLIKETDYTYQIWGGALPHLELVKCAEKNNADIIILGSHTKKQGTKWYAGSAVERTAFRAGCPVIVVTDPQALVSWDENAPNDPAIGKEKDRSIHVFTGKRHG from the coding sequence ATGTTCAAACACATTTTAGCAGCGACAGACCTTGTGGGAGTTAAAGACCCCGTGGTGACAGGCGCTGCTGCCATCGCCGAAACCCATCAAGCCAAGCTCAACATTCTTCATGTAGCGGAGTCCTCCCATGAAAACAACCGACACCTGGTTAAGGATTTTAAAACCAACGAGGAGATCAATTTTTCCTCGGCATATCAGGAAATTGTCCAGAAAGAACTTTTCGATTTTTATAAACCCATATTGCCGGCGGGCATAGATTTTGATGTTCAGGTTGTTTGCGGATTCCCCTGGGAAGAGATTGTTCGTCAATCCCGGCACCTTAACGCGGGCATGATCGTTCTTGGTCCCCATTCCGAACGTGCCGCTCAAAGGGGTACCGTCCGGATGGCCGGAAAGATTGGCAGCACCGTGGAAGGTGTGGTCATGCGGGAAAATTGTCCGGTGATGATTATCAATCCCTCAGTTCACTTGTCCTCGGCGGCATTCAAAAACATTGTGGTGGGGGTGGATTTTTCCGTATCCTGCGAATGCGCCTTGTTTTTTGCCCGGAAAACGGCGGAAAAATTCGGGTCGAAAATTTTCCCCTTTCACATGATCCCCGTGCCGCCGTATCCCAAGTATACCAAGGAAGATTCTGAAGCAGACCTAAAAAATACGGAAAAACGCCTGGAAGCGTTCTGCCGGGATTTGATCAAAGAGACCGACTACACCTATCAAATCTGGGGAGGGGCGTTGCCCCATCTGGAACTTGTTAAATGTGCGGAAAAAAACAATGCCGACATAATCATTCTGGGATCCCACACAAAGAAACAGGGTACAAAATGGTATGCCGGCAGTGCCGTGGAGCGGACCGCCTTCCGCGCCGGATGTCCGGTGATCGTGGTAACGGACCCGCAGGCCCTGGTTTCCTGGGATGAAAACGCGCCCAATGACCCGGCAATCGGTAAAGAGAAAGACCGGTCGATTCATGTGTTTACCGGCAAGCGACATGGATAA
- a CDS encoding helix-turn-helix domain-containing protein — translation MNDAVCNNVLTQLGQRLKQGRLMREDSQEDFAFRIGVSVPTLRKMETGSPQVSIGTWVKALDILGCISDMDKLIAPKESLAERFEIQHKYAGRQRVKRSR, via the coding sequence ATGAATGATGCGGTTTGTAATAATGTATTAACTCAGCTCGGGCAGCGTCTGAAGCAGGGTAGGTTGATGCGGGAAGACTCCCAGGAGGATTTTGCATTCAGGATCGGCGTTTCTGTCCCGACGCTGCGCAAGATGGAGACAGGCAGTCCCCAGGTCTCCATCGGTACCTGGGTAAAAGCGTTGGATATTCTAGGTTGTATTTCTGACATGGATAAGCTGATTGCACCTAAAGAATCGTTGGCAGAACGGTTTGAGATCCAACACAAGTATGCAGGCAGGCAACGCGTTAAACGGAGTAGGTAA
- a CDS encoding bifunctional cobalt-precorrin-7 (C(5))-methyltransferase/cobalt-precorrin-6B (C(15))-methyltransferase: MTEPVHVIGMGLGPTDLTAFHLALIDRASVLVGGKRHLSYFEDTTAVKKEISSPVSEVLDFIEARMADGLLVVLASGDPLFFGIGKTLIARLGPDKVIIHPNVTTMAAAFARLKLPWQDAAWVSLHGRDNMSALATAMNDRDLVCVLTDPENDPWIIKKQVDTHDYAWRMWVLENLGASEEKISSMDEHADPDQVFAQPNVVVLQKGERAAPSGPLRLGTPDNRFVHEKGLITKAPVRVLSLAALELASDNILWDLGAGSGSVGIEASLFLPDGFVYAVEKNQRRVEQIKANAERFNVKNISVILAELPDGLANLPAPDRVFIGGSGKNLGRVLDMAATVLKPLGRIVVNTVLLETLHLAVSVLEAKGFGVSLTQAQVSTSRNMPWGRRMEALNPVWIIAGEKRKD; the protein is encoded by the coding sequence ATGACTGAACCGGTTCATGTGATCGGCATGGGGCTTGGCCCGACGGATCTTACCGCATTCCACCTGGCACTCATTGACAGGGCCTCCGTTCTGGTGGGGGGAAAACGGCATCTGTCATATTTTGAGGATACAACGGCCGTAAAAAAAGAGATCTCAAGCCCTGTGTCCGAGGTGCTGGATTTCATTGAAGCGCGTATGGCTGACGGGCTTTTGGTGGTCCTTGCCTCGGGAGATCCGCTTTTTTTCGGCATCGGCAAAACATTGATCGCACGTCTGGGGCCGGACAAAGTCATCATTCATCCCAATGTCACCACCATGGCTGCCGCCTTTGCCCGGCTTAAACTGCCCTGGCAGGATGCGGCTTGGGTGAGCCTGCATGGCCGGGACAATATGTCGGCCCTGGCAACGGCTATGAATGACAGGGATCTGGTGTGTGTGCTCACCGATCCTGAAAACGATCCCTGGATTATTAAAAAACAGGTGGATACCCATGATTATGCCTGGCGAATGTGGGTGCTGGAGAACCTGGGAGCCTCGGAAGAAAAAATTTCTTCCATGGATGAACACGCAGACCCAGATCAGGTTTTTGCCCAGCCCAATGTGGTGGTGCTTCAAAAAGGTGAACGGGCCGCCCCATCCGGCCCCTTGCGTTTGGGGACTCCGGATAACCGGTTTGTCCATGAAAAGGGCCTGATTACCAAGGCCCCGGTTCGTGTTCTCTCTTTGGCGGCCCTGGAACTGGCGTCGGACAATATCTTGTGGGATCTGGGCGCCGGTTCAGGATCTGTGGGGATTGAAGCCTCGTTGTTTTTGCCGGACGGATTTGTCTATGCTGTGGAAAAAAATCAGCGTCGTGTTGAACAGATCAAGGCCAATGCTGAGCGATTCAATGTTAAAAACATCTCTGTCATTTTAGCGGAATTGCCCGATGGGTTGGCAAATCTGCCGGCGCCTGACCGGGTCTTTATCGGCGGCTCCGGCAAAAACCTGGGCCGGGTGCTGGATATGGCGGCAACGGTTTTGAAGCCTTTGGGCAGAATCGTTGTAAATACCGTCCTGTTAGAAACACTGCATCTGGCGGTATCGGTGCTGGAAGCAAAGGGTTTTGGGGTGAGTCTGACCCAGGCCCAGGTCAGCACGTCACGGAACATGCCCTGGGGGCGGCGTATGGAAGCGTTAAACCCTGTGTGGATCATTGCAGGAGAAAAAAGGAAAGATTAA
- the cobM gene encoding precorrin-4 C(11)-methyltransferase — protein MKKFPIIFTGAGPGAPDLITVRGMKALEGADYILYAGSLVPEAVLTWAGDRAKKASSAGMHLDEMVDAMADAWDKGLKVVRLHTGDPSLYGAIAEQMMLLEQRKIPYEVIPGVTAAFAAAAALKVEYTVPEQSQTLIFTRMSGRTPVPEKESLESLAAHKASMAIYLSAGMAEQVQNILAATYGPEAPVAIAYRVSHPEERIIVTIVDRLAATMADNGINRLALIIVGPFLEMGKNAKSLLYDRAFAHGYRDRA, from the coding sequence ATGAAAAAATTTCCGATTATATTTACCGGGGCAGGGCCGGGGGCTCCGGACCTGATTACGGTCAGGGGGATGAAAGCCCTTGAAGGGGCTGATTATATCCTTTACGCAGGGTCTCTGGTGCCCGAAGCTGTGCTGACATGGGCCGGTGACCGGGCAAAAAAAGCCTCCAGCGCCGGCATGCACCTGGACGAGATGGTGGATGCCATGGCCGATGCCTGGGACAAGGGGCTTAAGGTTGTGCGGCTGCACACTGGAGATCCTTCCCTTTACGGGGCCATTGCCGAGCAGATGATGCTGCTGGAGCAACGGAAGATCCCCTACGAGGTAATCCCGGGCGTGACCGCGGCGTTTGCCGCGGCTGCCGCGCTCAAGGTTGAATACACCGTACCGGAACAATCGCAGACCCTGATCTTCACCCGGATGTCTGGCCGGACCCCGGTGCCGGAAAAAGAATCCCTGGAAAGCCTTGCCGCGCATAAAGCCTCCATGGCCATCTACCTAAGTGCCGGTATGGCCGAACAGGTGCAGAACATCCTGGCCGCAACCTATGGACCTGAAGCACCGGTGGCCATTGCCTATCGGGTAAGCCATCCTGAAGAGCGCATTATTGTCACTATCGTAGATCGGTTGGCCGCGACCATGGCGGACAACGGGATCAACCGACTGGCACTCATTATTGTTGGACCCTTTCTCGAGATGGGAAAAAATGCCAAATCACTGCTGTACGACCGGGCCTTTGCCCATGGATATCGGGACAGGGCGTGA
- a CDS encoding cobyric acid synthase encodes MSVEIKQAKCIAVLGTGSDVGKSVVATALCRIFSDQGHKVAPYKAQNMSNNSGVTPEGLEMGRAQIVQAEAARIAPHVDMNPVLLKPVTQIGSQVVLLGKVHKDLSAAEYHREKAKLWDTACGALDRLRAVNDVVVMEGAGSCAEVNLMARDIVNLKMAAYARAPVILTADIDRGGVFAQIVGTLACLNKAEQDMIAGVIINRFRGDIALFKEGVAWIEKKTGKPVFGVLPWVNHRIPNEDSVVIEQAVAKIDPAQTPTVLVVRTPHISNFTDFDPLFQVDGLGVDFVEHPRDLAAYKAVILPGSKSTCSDLNWLARTGWASKIQTYVKNGGHVLGVCGGYQMLGTKVHDPHGLEGTPGDTDGLGLLPFETVLKAPKTTTISRFEWDGVPGIGYEIHMGRTVSVDRIASGKPEDNGLLRVKERNRQACTDFDGAATDSGRVMGTYMHGFFDSAPILKKWLSLLGLSELDPPESCGLQERDRQYDMLARHFETHVDVPAIVNTMNYIH; translated from the coding sequence ATGAGTGTTGAGATAAAGCAGGCAAAATGTATCGCTGTTCTCGGTACAGGTTCTGATGTAGGCAAGAGCGTGGTTGCCACAGCCCTTTGCCGGATTTTTTCAGACCAAGGGCATAAGGTGGCCCCCTATAAGGCCCAGAATATGTCCAATAATTCCGGAGTTACCCCGGAAGGGCTTGAAATGGGCCGTGCCCAGATTGTCCAGGCCGAAGCTGCCCGCATTGCCCCCCATGTGGACATGAATCCGGTATTGCTCAAGCCCGTGACCCAGATCGGCTCCCAGGTGGTGTTGCTGGGAAAGGTGCATAAAGATCTCTCCGCTGCCGAATATCACCGGGAAAAGGCAAAACTTTGGGATACGGCCTGCGGGGCCCTGGATCGGCTGCGCGCCGTCAATGATGTGGTGGTGATGGAAGGGGCCGGTTCCTGTGCTGAAGTCAATCTCATGGCACGGGATATCGTAAATCTGAAAATGGCGGCCTATGCCAGGGCACCCGTAATCCTCACGGCTGACATTGACCGGGGCGGGGTGTTTGCCCAGATCGTGGGAACCCTGGCCTGTCTGAACAAGGCTGAACAGGATATGATCGCAGGCGTTATCATCAACCGGTTCCGGGGCGATATTGCGTTGTTCAAAGAGGGCGTGGCATGGATCGAAAAAAAGACCGGCAAGCCGGTTTTCGGCGTGCTGCCCTGGGTGAATCATCGTATTCCCAACGAAGACTCTGTGGTGATCGAGCAGGCTGTGGCCAAAATTGATCCTGCCCAAACCCCCACGGTGCTGGTCGTGCGTACTCCCCATATCTCCAATTTCACCGATTTTGATCCCCTGTTTCAGGTGGATGGATTAGGCGTGGATTTTGTTGAGCATCCAAGAGATCTGGCTGCCTACAAAGCCGTAATTCTGCCGGGCTCGAAGAGCACATGCAGCGACCTCAACTGGCTTGCCCGAACCGGTTGGGCCTCCAAAATTCAGACTTATGTAAAAAACGGCGGTCATGTTCTGGGCGTATGCGGCGGCTACCAGATGCTGGGCACCAAAGTCCATGACCCCCACGGTCTTGAAGGCACCCCGGGCGACACCGATGGATTGGGGCTTCTGCCCTTTGAAACGGTACTCAAAGCGCCTAAAACCACTACGATTTCTCGGTTTGAATGGGACGGCGTTCCGGGTATTGGTTATGAGATCCACATGGGCCGGACAGTTTCCGTCGACCGGATTGCTTCGGGCAAACCCGAAGACAACGGCCTGTTAAGGGTAAAAGAGAGAAACAGGCAGGCCTGCACCGATTTTGACGGTGCAGCGACTGACTCGGGGCGGGTCATGGGCACTTACATGCACGGCTTTTTTGACTCCGCTCCCATCCTTAAAAAATGGCTTTCACTTCTGGGTTTAAGCGAACTTGATCCCCCGGAATCCTGCGGCCTTCAGGAGAGGGACCGGCAGTACGACATGCTGGCCCGCCATTTTGAAACCCATGTGGATGTGCCCGCTATTGTAAATACCATGAACTATATCCATTGA
- a CDS encoding bifunctional aminoglycoside phosphotransferase/ATP-binding protein: MRESALQKALFKQMRTPEFYPHPVHTVTVCETHISMVFLAGDLVYKIKKSVGLGFLDFTTLEKRRHFCTREVALNRRLTNDVYLDVTEITRKGDLFYLGGDGTVVEYAVRMRKLSETHSMKQLLRSGKIGNKDIDRLAMELSEFYGSDTSHRPPNMEAAFETIQQNCDENFKQAQSLLGSMFDSDCFQSVWSRTDAFLNRHPPLFFRRMENKRFRDCHGDLRTGHIYFTDTGIQIIDCIEFNDRFRYQDVGADLAFLVMDMELLGFPALAEKFLSAYAGYSHDPEVYVLMNFYKCYRAMVRFKVNCIRLQEHDVCEQERNKLLKKTKKYLALSNRYADRFSRPMIWVICGMPASGKSTLAQALSLALNIRSINSDVVRKKIFSAPPTDPENMPFEKGMYSETATGRTYDALVSLAEKEIKKGNSVVIDATFSRETYRKQVVCLAEQSGAGIVFTECTVPDPVLQERLIMRKGRDTISDARISHFQSFKSRFEPIQKTETDHYIKVDTEASMDASLSKILPRII; encoded by the coding sequence ATGAGAGAATCGGCCCTTCAAAAAGCGCTGTTTAAACAAATGCGGACTCCGGAGTTTTATCCCCACCCTGTTCACACTGTAACAGTCTGCGAAACCCATATTTCCATGGTGTTCCTGGCAGGCGATCTTGTTTATAAAATTAAAAAATCCGTGGGCCTGGGGTTCCTTGATTTCACAACCCTTGAAAAACGCAGACATTTTTGCACCCGCGAGGTCGCATTAAATCGCCGGCTGACAAATGACGTATACCTGGATGTCACGGAAATTACCCGAAAAGGGGATCTTTTTTACCTAGGCGGCGACGGAACGGTTGTTGAATATGCCGTAAGGATGCGCAAATTGTCCGAGACCCATTCCATGAAACAGCTGCTGCGATCCGGAAAAATCGGGAATAAGGATATTGACCGGCTGGCAATGGAGCTGTCCGAATTTTACGGTTCCGATACATCCCACAGGCCGCCCAATATGGAAGCGGCCTTTGAAACAATCCAACAGAACTGCGATGAAAACTTTAAACAGGCCCAATCTCTGCTCGGGTCAATGTTTGACAGCGATTGTTTTCAGTCGGTATGGTCCAGGACAGACGCCTTTTTAAACAGGCACCCGCCCCTGTTTTTTCGCCGCATGGAAAACAAACGGTTCCGGGACTGCCATGGGGACCTAAGAACCGGTCATATTTATTTCACAGACACCGGGATTCAGATCATTGACTGTATTGAATTCAATGACCGGTTCCGGTATCAGGACGTGGGTGCGGACCTGGCGTTTCTGGTCATGGATATGGAACTTCTGGGATTTCCGGCTTTGGCTGAAAAGTTTCTTTCAGCATATGCAGGCTATAGTCATGACCCCGAAGTATATGTACTGATGAATTTTTATAAATGCTACCGGGCCATGGTACGCTTTAAGGTTAATTGCATCCGCCTGCAGGAGCATGATGTTTGCGAACAGGAACGCAATAAACTTTTAAAAAAGACAAAAAAATACCTTGCCCTTTCGAACCGGTATGCCGATCGCTTCTCCAGACCCATGATCTGGGTAATCTGCGGTATGCCGGCATCCGGAAAGAGCACTTTGGCACAAGCCCTTTCCCTGGCACTGAATATCCGGTCCATCAATTCGGATGTGGTCCGGAAAAAAATTTTTTCAGCCCCGCCCACGGATCCTGAGAACATGCCTTTTGAAAAAGGAATGTATTCGGAAACCGCTACCGGCCGGACCTATGACGCGCTTGTATCTCTGGCAGAAAAAGAAATTAAAAAAGGCAACTCCGTGGTAATAGATGCGACCTTCAGCCGGGAAACATACCGAAAACAAGTGGTTTGTCTGGCTGAGCAATCAGGTGCAGGCATCGTGTTTACCGAATGCACGGTACCGGACCCTGTTCTACAGGAAAGGTTGATCATGAGAAAGGGCCGGGACACAATATCTGATGCGCGGATTTCCCATTTCCAATCATTTAAGAGCCGGTTTGAACCGATTCAAAAAACAGAGACGGACCACTATATAAAAGTGGATACCGAAGCATCCATGGATGCGTCTCTTTCAAAAATTCTACCCCGGATAATTTAA